One part of the Candidatus Reconcilbacillus cellulovorans genome encodes these proteins:
- a CDS encoding N-acetylmuramoyl-L-alanine amidase, whose translation MRYIIDHIPQSTPHNRRPGLSMTPTTITIHNTGNSKSRARDERAWLANPANVRTASFHIVVDDTEAIECIPLNEVAWHAGDGSGVSSGNRTSIGIEICESGNYERTMQNAVVLVAHLLRERGWGVDRLRRHYDWSRKICPRLMHDGGKWTGWEEFKRRVAAELEANEPMTKEEKQAFDALVARVAALETKIPAPAWFVEEFGSADLGGLIQEPRFTLEGWRTLAVALRAVGNGLGAKK comes from the coding sequence GTGAGATACATCATCGACCACATTCCGCAATCGACGCCTCACAACCGCAGGCCGGGGCTTTCAATGACACCAACCACGATTACGATTCACAATACAGGTAATTCGAAGAGTCGAGCGCGAGACGAACGCGCTTGGCTCGCCAACCCGGCAAATGTCCGGACAGCGAGCTTTCATATTGTTGTAGATGACACCGAGGCGATTGAGTGCATACCACTCAACGAAGTGGCGTGGCATGCTGGCGACGGTAGCGGGGTGTCGAGCGGAAACCGGACAAGCATCGGCATCGAAATATGCGAGTCGGGTAATTATGAACGGACGATGCAAAACGCTGTTGTCCTCGTCGCTCACTTGCTCCGAGAGCGTGGCTGGGGCGTGGATCGGCTCCGGCGTCATTACGACTGGTCGCGGAAGATTTGCCCGCGACTGATGCACGACGGCGGGAAATGGACAGGATGGGAAGAATTCAAACGACGCGTGGCCGCAGAATTGGAGGCGAACGAGCCGATGACCAAGGAAGAAAAGCAAGCGTTTGATGCGCTCGTGGCGCGTGTGGCAGCACTCGAAACAAAAATCCCGGCGCCGGCCTGGTTCGTTGAAGAGTTCGGAAGCGCCGATCTTGGCGGTCTGATCCAAGAACCACGGTTTACGTTAGAGGGATGGCGAACATTAGCTGTTGCGCTTAGAGCGGTAGGAAATGGATTAGGTGCAAAGAAGTGA